The genomic interval GCCGTTCATACTTCATCTGAGTTTGGTTGCTTGGCCACCAAGCGGAAGCGGCCCTGTCAAGTTTATTCTTCGTTATTTTTTGTTCACCGCGGCCGGCAGCGAGTCTCGAATACATGACCGACATCACACTTAACCGTCGTGCTTCTTTTTCCATCGCTTTCTCGATGCGCTCCGAGGCTTCTTTCTGCCAGAGACTCGGTTCGTTTAAGCGAAACTGCATCTGACGTACTTTCGCAAGGGATGCATTTAGACCAAAACTAGTCCACCTTGGCTGGGTGGGCTTCCCCGGATCAGTGACGGGAATGCGCTTCGGGTCTCCATCTGTCGGCGTTGGCGGGGGTCCGTGCATTTGAGATGATGCAGTTAGATGGCTCGTGTGCTGCGCTAGAGTGTGTTCACGACCACCGGTGGCATATTTCTTCAACAATACTTCCGCGAAGTTGCGTTGTTCCCCTTCCAGCGGTGATTGAGAATCCCCTGATGAGTTAATTCGCATCTTCGCAAGATCACTGATAGCTACCATAAGAGCCGTCTCTGGAGGCAAGCCCGAGGATGAGTTGCTGGACTTTTGCCAAAATGTATGGGTGTTGTTCTGTCGGAGACGATGGAGCTTGTCTTCGCCTTGGGTGCGGTTCACTCAGTCCAACACTAGTGTCCTGGTCATCCACTGACGCTGCCAGTCTGCGACGATTAACCAGGTAGTTTGTGTCTCGCCTCCCGGCGGTGCCGGAAGAATGCACTTCTGCACGGATAGCCAGAGACCGTGCCAAAGCAAGCAGCAGCAGTAGAGGGACACTATACCCACCACGGCCGTGCCTTTTTTTCACAGGTGTCGTCCTGCCGGCACTCCCTCCACACCACGAATCACCGCGCCTCATCTGCATCACAGCCACTGCTCCTAGGACACCCATTTCCACGAAGAGCCGGTCTGAAATTCAGCAGCCTCTCCGCTTGCACTCTCGCTCGCACTCTGGACCACGGCTGTGGCGCCCACCCTTATCATCGATCTCCGGTGACAAGGAAGTTCTTGTGGCACGTATAAGCCCTTGGTTGATCGAGAGGCACGCAAGTGGAAGAGTAATAGGGGCTCATCATTCAAAACTGTTACAGCTGTGTCATAGTGCCTTTCCTGAGATGTGCCAGCCATCCAGGAGCCCTCCGGGGCTCAGTTCATACGCGCGACTGGACGAGGAACGGTCGCACCTGTTGTCGGACAGCTCCTCAACTCGTTCTCTTCAGGCTGCGCAGAAGCTGCTCGACGTGTGCCAGCTGGTCACGCATTTCAGGCCAACCTGTTCGAAGCCTCGTATTGAGGCCGTTCGGACACGAAGGCGGACTGCGGGTGAAGTCTTTGTGTTGACGCGCTCTGGTTGAAAATCCTGAGTGGATCCAGGACACGCTGCACCCTCTTAGCACAAGTCATACACGGTTGTGTAGTCCTTTCTCAGCACTTGCCATGACACCCACCTGGAGGGCAAATGCTGAAACCTGGCCTTGCTTTACCGATTCTAACGCCTCCCCTTTGCTGACAACCCAACAGTACCGTACGGGTCCCCCCCGAGTGAAAAGCTTTTTGGACACCGTGGCAGCATTCAGTCCACAGCGGCGGGTCATGTAAACCGAACAGCGTGTACAAAACACGGGCGGAGCGCATGCAGTcaaaacggaaaaaaacaTTGGTAAGCTGTATACAGCTTAAGGATTCCGCTCGAAGAAAATTGACTTAACTTACTGAATAAAACGACATCTCATCATCCATTGCGGGTGACATTGCTGGAGGGggcggtgggggggggggggggggaggggagcgGCAACGCAAAAATTCCAGCGGACGAAGCACCGGCCATGTCTAGCCAAACCCCATTGAGGTATAAACGGCAAAGCTCCTCTTCATTTGGCGCGGGAACTGACTGAAAACGGTACACTCAAAAGGACCTTATCGGAAAAAAAGTGCCCTGCCACCTGACCGGTACCTATACGCCGCGAAAACCGTCCCCCTTACTGCCAACAGATGCCCACATAAGAGGGTACGTCGTACAGGAGATTGCCAAACCGCAAAACTCCCAGCTTCGTGAAACATAAAGGAAAAGCGTCCCTTTTCTGTGGGACTCGGAGATCTGCGAAGGCAACGCGACATGCTGCTTGTCTTTACCGTGGCACTGGAGAAGCTACACGTATCTAGTCTTGAAGCCTCCCACGACCCACCCCACGTCCTGTGTAGCGGTGCTAGTCCCCCATTCGAGACGtattcctctgcgtcgcgagtTCAGCTACACACCGTTCTGTACTTCCGGGAGACCAAGCACCTGTAGCCAGCTGATGGCTGCAGTGTCCCGCGGTCCGGAAATCGGGCTGTGCATCCTCTCCTTGCCAATGTGAAAACAAGTGCCGGCTCCGCTTTCGTTGTGCGTCCCCACGTCCGCATACTGCAGCTTCGGGGTGGGGCTCACGTCCGAGACTGTAGGTACAAAGAGCGGGCCCCTCTCCCGTTACTTGTCATCGACATCTTTCAGGTCGAATTCTAAGGGAGAGTTTTACTCGTGCAGCGCCCACCCGCTTGTGCGAAGTCAAAAGGCATCGGGTCTCTCGTACGTTCGTATGGTAATTGAGGCTCAGGTGAAAACATTCTTCAGTATCTGAATCGATTTCCAGGTTGGAAGGACGAATTATGCACGACTGACTGCCTCCTGCCTATAAAGTGACCACCCGCTTGTGCGAAGTTTAAAAGTCACGGGGCTCGTAGGTTCGTCTGGTAATTGAGGCTCAGGTGAAAACATTCTTCAGTATCTGAATCGATTTCCAGGTTGGAAGGACGAATTATGCACGACTGACTGCCTCCTGCCTATAAAGTGACCACCCGCTTGTGCGAAGTTTAAAAGTCACGGGGCTCGTAGGTTCGTCTGGTAATTGAGGCTCAAATGAAAGCATTCTTTCCGTGAAGCACACGATGCACTACAGAGTGGACGGACGTGCCGTGGAAGCGTCCGATTGAGAGCCAACTCGCGAAGGATGTCGGCTCATCAGCGACACAAGACATCGCACACCACCGACACATGTGAGCAACACGTGTTCGTGCCTGTCGAACAGTCGGTGGTCGAAATTGCCTTTCAGCACACGCGACATGAAGGTATAGTCGAGGGTGTCAGGCCTTTAGTGGTAGTATTCGTGGTCCCGCCCGACATCTCGGCCAGCAAAGAAAGTCTTCAGCCAATCAAAGAGGCATATCGTCCGACTTCTCCACGTGATCTGCATCTGTGTATACACCGCCTGAAGTAAGACATGCACAGAGACAGGACAAAAAACCGGTTCCGGTTTCTTCACCGTGGACGAGAGGTCCACCAGTGGGGTCTATTCTGAACCCACTGCACTTCTTTGCGCGCGTACACCGCTGTGTGGTCAATACAGCGCGTGGAGAGGGTTTTCGACTCCTTCAGTTCCGCGGTTTTAGGGTGGGGTTCAGTAATCTGTGAATGCGTCCAGTGCATCGTCTCGTAGATGCATCTGGACAGCTACACCGTCTAGCTAAGGCGTCTCTAGGATGTTGCGTGCCTACGCGAACTGGTAGCACAGCCTATTTCCTCCGTTGCCCATGGTGCAACTCACTGGAAACGGCAAGCGGAACAACCACGCGTCGACAACTGACAGAGCAAATTCAAAACCTCTACCGCACGCGGGAGGGGGTAGGAGCAGCCGAGCAGCCACGAGGCATGGCATGATACAAGTGATCGAACGAGTTTACTTACCTTCcacagaggcagagagagaaaacctCCCCTAATGTTGAACTGCGGTAAATGCGCCACCGCTTGACCGCTTCCTGATTAAAAAAAGTACGGAGCCAGCTCGACCTCTGACTCTCCATCCCTCCCCTGCTCGCAACGATCCTTGGGTCATGCATACGAAACGTGAGAGACATTCCACCGAATGTAGCGGCGCGTGCCACATACAAGCATGTAGGCACACGTACAAATGCGCGCACATGTATACAaatatacttatatatatactggGCTTGCGCGTTGACCACTAGATGCAGTTGACCCCCAGCTATATGCAACCACGCGGAAGCGCTCGAATATGCACGCAAGTTCCCTACCGGCAGccagaaagagaggagatCAAAGACGCTCCGTCGAACATGCCTTACCCACGTAAGCGAGCGAGCCACTCCACTTTTCTTGGAACGCAGGTGCCTCAGACTTCTGCTCAGGCAGCGGCCTCTCGTTGAAAATGTTTGCGAGGTAGATGCCCTCTTGCCTTGCATTCTGAGCTGTAGGGGCAGGCGGCCGGTAGGACGCATCGACCTCAGCTGCGCGTACACCGGATGGCACAAGCAGCTTAGATGCTTCGCCACAGGGAATCTACCAGGGCAATTCCATCGTTCCTAGGTCCACAGACTCGCAGGTCACCAGACGAGTCCTTCGTTTCGAAAAAAGCAagaacgaagagaggaaCAGTCTCCACTTTTCTTATACGAACGAGATCGATTTTGATACACAGACGCACATATACAGATACGTATAAATGTCGTGAAAAATGGACTCACGCGTGCGGCAAAGCCTTACCGAGGAAAGCCTTAAATTCATCTGAAGAAAGGTGCTTGTTCGATTCAAGCTTGCTGAAGTCGAATTTGAGCGGGTTCAATTGAGGGAATTGCAAACTCAGGGTCGGAACCTGTCGTTTCAGCCACTCGGGCGTCGTGTCAGCGGCTCTACACATAGAACAAGACGTTCGCACGGCCAGGGGAACTCAATGCCACGTGGAATACCGCATGCACGTCGTCTATCAGCGTCACCCAGCTCGTGAAccacgcgctgccgcatgcCGATACAGCACGGGAACTAGTCTTcaacacaccgctcgtcaccGTACCGTATATTCTTTTTGTCACCAGCTGATTTACGAAGAGGCCAGAGACAACTAAATCTGCTAcatatgtaccgtaactataaccatgcTGGCACCCAGTGTGCACGCGCCTGCCTACAGGACCCCACCAGCATGTATCGTTGCTCGCGTGTCCTGCATTCTGCAGCGTCCAGGGGAAACCCATCGAGGCTGCCTCTCGCAGAAGCACACCTACATCGTACACCCTTCGGGCGCCGGAACGCACTTGCGTTTGCATGCAGGGATTTTCCACGGCCCGGTAGCTCGCGCTACGTCCCTTTGgactctcctctcgcctctgcaccCCTAGCCTCCAAACCGTTGAATTCAGTCCTCGCCCAaccctcgtcgtctgcccGTCCGCGCTCCGTCCCCGGCCGCTCGCTGTGTCCCTTGCTGCCGTGCCGTCCGCGCGCTTACCCTGCTTGGGCGAGAAGCTCCTGCGCAGCGTCCGCCAGCTTGGGCGGCGCGATCGCAGCGCAGTCGCCGAGCGCGTACACGTTCGGCTGTCCCAGCAAACGCAGCTGCGGATCTACGGGAAgcgcacgcagcggcggctttCCAGCGACCTGCGGGTACTGCTGCGCAAGCAGCTTCTTCACCAGGGGCACTTGACCCACGCCGCTGGCCCAGAGGACAAAGCCGTGGAGAAGCTCTTTCGGCTGCAGCTCGAAGAGAGGACACACGAGAACGCGCGCGGTCGAGGGCTACGTCGTGAGaaacgcagcgcgcggcgaactccggccgcggcgcgcgccttgaacgagagcgcgagccggcgaaacagcagcagcgcgcgtggTAGACGTTCTCTGATATCTCTCTGACTTGAACAGCGAAGCGCGTGCCGGCACAGAAAGAGAATCTGAGCAGCTTCGCCTCCCCAACggacagaagagaaagaaacaCGGAACGCTGTGTGTGCGAGGGCAGACTCCCGTCCAGGGGAGGCAAGAAGGTCGTGCAGGCCGCCCCGCAGAAAAGGTGTGTGTCGCGGATAGTTTCCCGGAATCCACTTCCGCATGCACGCATTGGCCGAACCAGATCCTCATAGCCGCCATGCGGCCGCACAAGCCGCTCACCCTGACAGAGATTCCAGCGGGAGAGGAATGCACCACAGCGGGGTCGCCACATTGCTGAAGTTACAGAAAgcgaaggaagcgaaagCCAAGCGAGGAAAGGCTCGCAGAGCACCTTCCTGGCTCGGCGGAATCGTGGCGTACCTCTTTCGAGGCTCCCGACTCGTTGGAGACGTATTTCACCGAGTCTGCTTCGACTCCGACGACTGTGCTGCGAAGCAGAAGCTTGACATGAAGTTCCTCGGTCAAGGTCTTTTCGGCGAACGCAGAGATATCTGGCGGATAGGTGCCCAgcaggcggctgcctccttcGATCAGGGTGATGCTCACGTGAGGAATAAGCTGgggcgcacacacacacgcactcACACACCGCGGCGACACAGCAGTTGGGTCGATAATAGGCCCGCGTCGTGGCCGAAATCCGGCACGGCGACTTGCGTTCCGCGACAGACAAGTCGCAAAGAAACTTGAGTGCCGCGTCGTGTGTGCGGCAGAAACCAAGAAAGCGCCTTTTCAGCGGGGATGGCAAGATATAGCCCGTCCGCTAGCCCCCGCGACTTCTCCCTAGGAGACACAACGGATGTGGCGCGTAGACGCGAAATCCAAATTTTCGTCTTTGGCTTGCCACGGTCCCGGCGCCGCACCTGCGGGAAGTACTTGCTCATATCCTCTTTGATGAAGTCCGCGAATTCTGCCGCGCTCTCCACGCCGGTGGGGCCGCCCCCAACCACGACAAAGTGCAGAAGACggtcgcgctccttctccgaTGTCTCTGAAGAACGCGCACGTCAAGGCCACGCAAGGGCGAGTGGTCCTCAGCGGCACTGCGTCCAGCGACACGCAGGCAGactcgcagccgcgtcgctttcagccccgccgcgcgagtgaGACGGCGAGTCTCTGCCTCGGTCAGTACTGCGTGAAAACTCTACGAAGGTCGACATGCACAGCACGCGTCTccccggcggccgcaggcttCACTCTCTCCCACGAGAAGCCCGAggggcgcgtgtgcgcctaGGTATTGGGCTGTCCACCTCCGCAAAGCCTAAAATGCtcgacagacgcgcgagccggCGGGCTCAGGTTGCCCTTCGCCAGGCGTGCACTCGGAAATTCTGTATATCGCAGCGGCGGTGCGCGACGATGATACACATGGACAGAGACCTGAACGTACGCATGGATCACATGGGCCTCGAGCACAcaagctcgccgcggaggcttgCGTGTACTGGCCGTCTTGTGTACGGCTGGGCGTTGTGGCTGCGGCTTACGCGGCAGGGCAGCGAGCTCGAAGTTGTTCATGACTTTCTTGCGAATCAACATCGCGTGCTCGACTTCTTTGAG from Besnoitia besnoiti strain Bb-Ger1 chromosome XI, whole genome shotgun sequence carries:
- a CDS encoding NADH dehydrogenase (NDH2-II) (encoded by transcript BESB_021140), which codes for MALFASSASLALPATSRSAAASVSAESQRLSLSSAFATAVSSQTRVLLSSPATRGLARRACVAASSTLVGSPLARREGVESCAFSTSSQLLKKLLPMRLKPTYSGPRQRVVVLGTGWASVNFFRSLDPNIYDVTVVSPRNYFTFTPLLPSVCAGTLSPLSCIEPIRSLAYQDGRKVADFYEAHCTDVDFENRIVACDSRQGGHFKLKYDYLIIAVGADSNTFGIKDVASHAFFLKEVEHAMLIRKKVMNNFELAALPQTSEKERDRLLHFVVVGGGPTGVESAAEFADFIKEDMSKYFPQLIPHVSITLIEGGSRLLGTYPPDISAFAEKTLTEELHVKLLLRSTVVGVEADSVKYVSNESGASKEPKELLHGFVLWASGVGQVPLVKKLLAQQYPQVAGKPPLRALPVDPQLRLLGQPNVYALGDCAAIAPPKLADAAQELLAQAGAADTTPEWLKRQVPTLSLQFPQLNPLKFDFSKLESNKHLSSDEFKAFLAEVDASYRPPAPTAQNARQEGIYLANIFNERPLPEQKSEAPAFQEKWSGSLAYVGSGQAVAHLPQFNIRGGFLSLPLWKAVYTQMQITWRSRTICLFDWLKTFFAGRDVGRDHEYYH